From the Bdellovibrio reynosensis genome, one window contains:
- a CDS encoding cytochrome: MFLQGDLQIVFDALYSVGAIDPVLKLDWSIITKEMMAQPQILSDAFHTINSCKGNKDLLIQKLHMMDEKSVNYIAMEVAREFCEFQDRTDLH; this comes from the coding sequence ATGTTTCTTCAAGGCGATTTACAAATAGTGTTTGATGCACTCTATTCAGTGGGCGCAATCGACCCTGTTTTAAAATTGGATTGGAGTATTATCACTAAGGAAATGATGGCGCAGCCCCAAATTCTTAGCGATGCCTTTCACACGATCAATTCATGTAAAGGAAACAAAGATCTTCTGATTCAAAAGCTCCACATGATGGATGAAAAATCCGTGAATTATATCGCTATGGAGGTCGCCCGTGAGTTTTGTGAATTCCAAGATCGTACAGACTTGCACTAA
- a CDS encoding DsbA family protein codes for MKAFKFLGIAALALSLVNCAPSAKQLKEAIEKDPSIVFVAIEKDPEQFIEVVNKAAQNAQRKAQEKAVQEEGKKRDEEFANPLKATVEEDRAIFGPKDAKVTIIEYSDFECPYCAKGHATVEEVLKAYPNDVRVVFKHLPLDFHPMAMPAARYFEAVAMQDHAKAKKFYDLVFENQGDLRTKKEGALKDAAKKAGADMKKLEKDLNSEAITKRIEADMEEAKKFNFSGTPGFLINGVSLRGAYPFSEFKDIIDRHLGAKKE; via the coding sequence TTGAAAGCATTTAAGTTTTTAGGAATCGCAGCGCTAGCACTTTCATTAGTGAACTGTGCTCCTTCAGCTAAACAATTAAAAGAAGCCATCGAAAAAGATCCAAGCATCGTTTTCGTAGCCATCGAAAAAGATCCAGAACAATTCATCGAAGTTGTTAACAAAGCAGCGCAGAACGCTCAACGTAAAGCTCAAGAAAAAGCAGTTCAGGAAGAAGGCAAAAAGCGTGATGAAGAATTCGCTAATCCTTTGAAAGCAACTGTTGAAGAAGACCGCGCTATCTTTGGACCAAAAGATGCAAAAGTAACTATCATTGAATACTCTGACTTCGAGTGCCCATACTGCGCTAAGGGTCATGCGACTGTTGAAGAAGTTTTGAAAGCTTACCCAAATGACGTTCGCGTTGTGTTTAAGCACCTTCCTTTGGATTTCCATCCAATGGCGATGCCTGCTGCTAGATATTTCGAAGCAGTTGCAATGCAAGATCATGCTAAAGCTAAAAAATTCTATGACCTAGTTTTCGAAAACCAAGGTGACCTACGTACTAAAAAAGAAGGTGCTTTGAAAGACGCTGCTAAAAAAGCTGGCGCTGACATGAAGAAACTTGAAAAAGACCTTAACAGCGAAGCAATCACTAAACGTATCGAAGCTGACATGGAAGAAGCTAAGAAGTTCAACTTCTCTGGTACTCCAGGTTTCTTGATCAACGGTGTTTCTCTTCGTGGTGCTTATCCGTTCTCTGAATTCAAAGACATCATCGATCGCCATCTTGGCGCGAAAAAAGAATAG
- a CDS encoding HEPN domain-containing protein: MSAHAKSLILKAQDDLDLAKKHVDDEKQHDLVGYNLAQACEKYLKALCDMRGLSYPEDDHDLDALMSTLEEANFSAISSHADVIELTPYNSANAHIREDERLDMEEYITHVENLKKLVGEQLKLL, from the coding sequence ATGAGCGCACATGCAAAATCATTAATTCTAAAAGCTCAAGACGACCTAGATTTAGCAAAAAAACACGTAGACGATGAAAAGCAGCACGATCTAGTCGGCTACAACCTAGCGCAAGCTTGTGAAAAATACTTAAAAGCATTGTGTGACATGCGCGGTCTAAGTTACCCAGAAGACGATCACGATTTAGATGCTTTAATGTCGACACTTGAAGAAGCAAATTTCTCAGCAATTTCATCTCACGCAGATGTAATTGAACTAACCCCATACAATTCTGCGAATGCCCACATCCGCGAAGACGAACGCCTAGACATGGAAGAATACATAACCCACGTAGAAAACCTAAAAAAACTAGTAGGCGAACAACTAAAACTTCTTTAA